A region of the Bacillus solimangrovi genome:
AAACTGAGAGTTTTGTTGCGGATATTTTAAAGGAATTAGAAAGTGAAATCTATTATCTAATTGTTAATGAAGCTGGAGCAAGTGTGTATTCTGCCTCTGATTTAGCTCGTTTAGAATTTCCTGATTTACAAGTAGAGGAGCGTAGTGCTATCTCAATTGCCCGACGTTTGCAAGACCCGTTGGCTGAGTTGGTGAAAATTGATCCGAAATCAGTTGGAGTCGGTCAATATCAACATGATGTTTCTCAAAAATATTTAAGTGAGTCTTTAACATTTGTTGTAGAGACAGTTGTTAACCAAGTGGGAGTGAATGTGAATACAGCCTCATCTTCTTTGCTTCAATATGTATCTGGACTATCGAAAACAGCAGCTAATAATATTGTGAAGATGAGGGAGGAGAATGGCAGGTTTGAAAGTCGTTCCCAATTGAAAAAAGTTCCTCGTTTAGGGCCTAAAACATATGAACAAAGTATTGGATTCTTAAGAGTATTAGATGGAAAACACCCATTAGATCGAACACCTATTCACCCTGAGAGTTATAAAGAAGCATCGGAATTGTTGGAGAGCTTAGGGTTTACGGTAGATGACGTAGGCACGAAACAACTGCAGACTGAACTGAAAAAAGTTAACATTTCTCAACAAGCATTAGAGTTAGAAATTGGTGAGCTTACGTTACAAGATATTATTGATGCTCTTAGTCGTCCTGAGCGTGATCCACGTGATGATGTTGCAAAACCATTGTTAAGAAAAGATATTTTAACTCTTGAAGATCTTTCCGAAGGGATGGAATTAGAAGGAACAGTGCGTAACGTCGTTGACTTTGGAGCTTTCGTTGACATTGGAGTGAAGCAAGATGGGCTTGTTCATATATCGAAGCTAAGTAATAAATATGTGAAGCACCCGATGGACATCGTTTCAGTTGGTGAGATTGTAAATGTCTGGATTGAAAATGTTGATAAGGAAAAGGGTAGGATTGCATTGACAATGCTTCCTTCATAATTAAGCACTGCCTAAGAGCAGTGTTTTTTTCTATAGAAAAACCAACATTGATTTAGTAATTTAATACGATAATGATCTTTTTCCTTAAACGCACTTTTCAATTGGTTAATAAGCCATGTGGGCATAACGTATACCTCCTTTATTTTTGTAGGTTTAGAAAGATTCTTATGTACTGTAAAGTGTATGCTTAGGACGCTGAAAATGTGCTATAATAACAAAACTATGCAAGGTGTAAAGGAAAGAAATAATGAATAATGATCAATTGCAAACATTAGTAGAGCGTATTTCTATTGAGTTTTTTGATAGGCCTTTTCTACATAAGGCAACTTTTAATAAAAGATTAAGAACAACTGGTGGAAGGTATTTATTGCAATCACATCATATTGAACTTAATCCGAAATATTATGAGCAACAAGGACAAGATGTCTTGATCGGTATTATTAAGCATGAGTTATGTCATTATCATTTACACATAACAGGCAAAGGATACAAACACAGAGATCGAGATTTCAAAGTTCTAATGCGAAAAGTTGATGCACCGAGGTATTGCCAGCCTCTAGCTACGAATGTAGAACATAGGGTATACCATTTTTATAAATGTGAAGACTGTGGGTATCTATATAAAAGAAAACGCAAGGTCAATACGAGTAAATATGTCTGTGGGAAGTGTAAAGGCAAATTATTTAGAGTTTCAGGTTAAACGTATTTAAAAAATCTAAAAGAGTTGTTGACTTTGTCTAATCCCTATGATAAATTATAAAAGCGTCGTTGAGATAACGAAGCAAAACACAACTAAAAAAGTTGTTGACATTAATGAATCATTTGTTATAGAATAAATGATGTTGTTAATAAAAATATTCCACAGTAGCTCAGTGGTAGAGCTATCGGCTGTTAACCGATCGGTCGTAGGTTCGAATCCTACCTGTGGAGCCAAACGGAGAAGTACTCAAGTGGCTGAAGAGGCGCCCCTGCTAAGGGTGTAGGTCGTGTAAGCGGCGCGAGGGTTCAAATCCCTCCTTCTCCGCCATTTAATTTATGGCCCGTTGGTCAAGCGGTTAAGACACCGCCCTTTCACGGCGGTAACACGGGTTCGAATCCCGTACGGGTCATTTTTATTATTAGCGCGGGGTGGAGCAGTCTGGTAGCTCGTCGGGCTCATAACCCGAAGGTCGTAGGTTCAAATCCTGCCCCCGCAACCAAATTTTAAAATATGATTTGGTAGTTCAGTTGGTTAGAATGCCTGCCTGTCACGCAGGAGGTCGCGGGTTCGAGTCCCGTCCGGACCGCCATTTTCATTAGAATCATGGCTCGGTAGCTCAGTCGGTAGAGCAGAGGACTGAAAATCCTCGTGTCGGCGGTTCGATTCCGTCCCGAGCCATCTTTTAAAAAAACATGTGCTAAGACTGACATGTTTTTTTTATTGACTTCGAATAACTAGGTGTCAAAATAATCGTAGATATTACGTTTTTTTGCGTTTTTTGTAGAGAAGTTAAAATATGATGTGTTACATTAATAAAGTATGCACAAAATAAATAACTAATAATGAATGAGTTAATAGATGTTTGTTTTTTGGAGTTAAATGTAGGGAGGAAATCTTGTGTTTTACCTATATAAGAAAATGAAGGGGAAATTGCCAAAAGGCTCGAAGTTGGCTTCTCATATTCATGGACCCGAACAAAAAAGAACCTTATTCCGACGCGCAACAATGATAGCCTGCTGCTCATTGGCTATTACAATTGGTTCGGTTTATGCAGACAATAAAATGAGTGATTTTGAAACCGTTTATCATATCTATATTGACGGTGAAATGATAGGAACTGTTAATGATAAAGATGTTGTTGAAGAAATTATTGAGCAAAAAATAGCAGAAGCTAAGAAAACATATGATTCTTACGAATTATCAGCTGATGATGCGCTAGAATTTATACCTGAGAAGGTGTTCAACCCTCAGTATAATAATAATAAAGCAATTGAGCAGTTAAGTAGTAAGCTAAGTGTAGCTGCTGATGCAACAGCAATTGTTGTTGATGGAAAAGCAGTTGCCTATGTTAAAACGAAAAAAGATGCAGAAAAAGCAATCGAGAGCTTGAAGTTGCAATATGTTCCCGAAGACTTATTGGCTGAAGTTGACGAGAACAAAGAAAAGAAAGATGATCCTTTGAAAAATGGTGAGTCTATTATATTAGACGTAAGACTATCTGAAAAAGTTTCATTTGAATCAAAAAAAGCTAAACCTGATGACATATTATCTGTAAAAGAAGCTGTAAGTCTGTTAAATAAGGGTACGCTTACTCCTAAAAAACATGAAATTGAAGAAGGCGATGTACTTGGAAGTATCGCTAATCAATACGATCTAAAGCTTGATCAGTTATTAAGTCTTAATAACGATCTAGCTGAAGATACGGTTCTTCAAATTGGTGATACAGTAAATGTACAAGCTTATGAGCCTGTAACAGATGTAATTATGGAGAAGAAGGCAAGAAAAGAAATTAAAGTAGATTATGAAATTGAAGTTATTGAAACAGATGACATGTATAAAGGTGATACAAAAGTCAAACAAGAAGGACAAAAAGGGAAAAAGAGTATTGAGTACCTTCTTGTAAAAGAAAATGGTCAAGTTATTGATAAGGAAATACTAGAAGAGGACGTTACTCAAGAGCCTGTTGCGAAGGTTGTTTATAAAGGAACGAAAGTTATTCCTTCACGTGGTACAGGGAGCTTTATATGGCCAACATATGGCGGTTCAATTACGAGTGTAATGGGTTATCGTTGGGGACGTATACACAAAGGTCTAGATATTGCAGGCGTTAGTAATCGAGGTATAAAAGCTGCAGATAATGGAACGGTAGAGTTCGCTGCATACGATGGAACATATGGAAATAAGGTAATAATTAATCATAATAATGGTACAAAAACATTGTATGCTCATATGTCTGAAATTAAGGTTAGTGTAGGACAAACAGTTCCTAAAGGCACTGTCATTGGTATTATGGGTTCAACCGGTAATTCAACAGGGGTACATTTACACTTCGAAGTGATCAAAAACGGAAAGAATATTGACCCGCAAACATATTATTAATATAACGAAATACCTCCAACTTCCATCGAGTAGTTGGAGGTATTTCGTTATATTTCTTCAGATGTTATCAAATACTATTTTATTGAAGGTAGATCAAATAAATTCCAAAGAAATAAAATGACATAGCATTAGGTTTTTTATTGGTTATCTAAAGGCCAAAATCTTGTAATATACGGCTTGCTATGTCTTTACTATCTATTCATGTTAAAGTAATAAGAGAGTAATTTTTACTGTAATTCGTTATAAAAATTTATTTAATTTATAGATAAGATTCAAATTGGAGGGGTGATTCGACCGTGGCAAAGCATATATTAGTTGTAGATGACGAGCAACCAATTGCTGATATATTACAATTTAATCTCGAAAAGGAAGGATTTGAAGTTACCTGTGCTTATGATGGTGACGAAGCTATTGAAAAAGTATATGAGGTAAATCCTGATCTTATATTATTAGATATTATGCTTCCACAGCGTGATGGTATGGAAGTATGTAAAGAGATTCGAAAAAAGTATGATATGCCGATTATTATGTTAACAGCAAAAGATTCGGAAATTGATAAAGTGTTAGGTCTTGAACTTGGTGCAGATGATTATGTAACTAAACCGTTTAGCACACGTGAATTAATAGCTCGAGTAAAGGCAAATTTACGACGAAGACAGCAAGATTCTGATAAAACTGTTGGTGGAAACGGTGAAATTGTAGTTGGTGCATTAACCATTCATCCTGATGCATATATCGTAACTAAACGTGGTGAAACAATCGAATTAACACACCGTGAATTTGAGTTATTGCATTATCTTGCGCAGCATATCGGCCAAGTGATGACACGTGAACATTTATTGCAAACGGTATGGGGTTATGATTATTTTGGGGATGTTCGTACTGTAGATGTAACAGTTCGTCGTCTGCGTGAAAAAATTGAAGATCGGCCGAGTCATCCAATATGGATTGTAACAAGACGAGGTGTTGGATATTATATGAAAAAGGAATCGGAGAAATAGTGAATGAAGAAAGTTGGTTTGTTTAAATCCGTTCACTTGAAGTTCATTCTTATCTACGTACTATTAATTCTGCTTGCAATGCAGATTATTGGTGTTTATTTTGTACAAAAGCTTGAAGAACATCTGGTCACCAATTTTACCAACTCAGTAAATAGCCGTGTGCAATTATTAGCATATAGTGTTGAGAAAGAATTTAGTAAGGTAAATGAAGACGAACTTCCTACGATAGAAGAAGGAATTCATCAACTATTGCGAGATTATTCTTCTGACGATATTTCTGAGATACAAGTGATTGATGATAAAGGTAAGGTCATGAGTACGTCTAATGTGAGTAATCAAGGGATTATTGGTAAACGAACGACGGAAATTCGTGTTAAACAAACGTTATTATCTGGGACAGAGTCTAAACAAGTACTCGTGGACCCAATTAACGGGCATCGGATGTGGGTACTAATTGTACCGATTAAAACGTCTTCGGAAACCGAAGGCGTTATCTACGTAGAAGCATCGATGGAACAAGTGTATGAACAGATGCGTGATATTAATGGTATCTTCTCTGCTGGTACGTTCCTTGCGCTATTAATCACCGTAGTACTTGGAGTGTTATTAGCTAGAGCAATAACGAGACCTATTTCTGATATGCAAAAACAAGCTTTAGTAATGTCTGAGGGTGATTTTTCTCGGAATGTACGAGTATATAGTGATGATGAAATTGGTCAGCTAGCGATTACGTTTAATGAATTAACGCTTAAGCTTCAGGATGCACAGGCAACAACGGAAGATGAGCGTAGGAAGCTCACATCTGTTCTTGAACATATGAGTGATGGATTATTAGCTACTGATCGAGACGGAGTCATTATACTAGTTAACGATCCAGCAGTAGATATGATTGGTGTTTCACGTGAAACAATTTTTGGAAAGACTGTTAGTGAAGTGTTAGGACTCGATGATGAGGTTGTAATCACGGAGTTAGATGAAGAGAATCAATCGATTTTGATAGATTTGAGTAAACGCAATAAACCATATATATTACGAGCCAATTTTTCACCTATTTTGAAAGATAATGAGTTAAATGGATATATAACTGTTTTACAAGATGTAACAGAACAAGAGAAAATCGAGCAAGAGCGAAGAGAATTTGTTGCTAATGTTTCACACGAATTAAGGACGCCACTTACAACAATGCGTAGTTATTTGGAAGCACTGACTGATGGGGCTTGGAAGAATGAGAATATCGCACCGAGATTTCTAGATGTAACACAAAATGAAACAGAACGAATGATTAGACTTGTAAATGCGCTATTACAGCTATCAAAACTAGACAGTAAAGATTATCATATGGATTTCAAAAAGGTAGATTTTGCGTCCTTATTTGAGCAAGTAATAGAAAGATTTGAAATGACGAAAGCACAAAATGTGAAGTTCAAGAAAGAATTCAAAGCCACTTCAGTACAAGTAACGATTGATCAGGACAAGCTAACGCAAGTGTTAGATAATATTATTTCAAATGCTTTGAAGTATTCTCCAAAAGGAGGTACTGTTTGTTTCACTTTGGAAGCAGACGAGAAAATGTTGAAGGTTTGTGTTCGAGATGAGGGCATGGGTATTCCGAAAGAAAACCTTACCAAAGTGTTCGAACGATTCTACCGTGTTGATAAGGCACGTTCACGAAAAATGGGAGGAACAGGTCTAGGCCTTGCGATCGCCAAAGAAATTATTGAATTACACGGTGGGAAGGTTTGGGCAGAAAGTGTAGAAGGAGAAGGGACTGCGATCTTCTTCACTTTACCATTAGGAATATATAGTGAGGTTGAAGAACAATGAGTTTAGAGCAGGCCAAATCACTCGTATTGACGTTGCTAGTGTTATTGAGTTTTATGTTAACTTGGGGGCTTTGGACATATCAGCCACAATATGAAACATTAGACGATCGAGCATATCTTCAAGAAGTTATTATTGGTGATAAGCGTAGTTTAGTCGATATACTTCAGCCTGAATTAGTAATTTTTCATGAAAATAAGGAACATTATGGTTTGCGTGATCCAGAAGTTTTCCAAGCATTTGCTGAAAGTGTGAGCGAATGGAAACTTAAGAGTGTTGAAGATGTTTCTGATTCTATTTCAAGTGTAGGAATCTCATCCTTTATAAGACAAGATAATAGTGTAGAATTTGTCTTTTTAGCAGATATCCCTGGGCAATTGTTTGCTGAAGCCTTTGAAATAGATGATGAAATAGTGATTGAACAGGTCGATCGTATGTTATTAAAGTGGCCAAATCAAACGCAGGATAAGGTAGCGATCTATTTGATATCGAGTGCACAAGAGAGTGTCTTGAAGACCACATTTGCGACAAATGGAATAGACTATTTAGCTAACTATCGAGCCAATGTAAGTGAGTACCCTAAGTATTTTGGTCATAAAATAGATGAAAATAAATATACGTATTTGCCAGTTAGTCACCTATCAGTACCCAAACTTACGTATTCAGCACAATTGATTTCACCTATTGAATTCAAGAATGCATTATTCAACAACCCTTCATCAGTCAAGCAGTTTACTTCTGATACAGGTGAACGTACGTTTACGAACAGTTCAAGTGCGTTAGAAGTGTTTCAAAATGAAATGATGATGCGATACATTAATCCTGTTAATAAACAAACGAGTGAAATGACTTCATCTGATGTTATTTATAGTGGTATTGAATTTATGAACGATCACTCGGGTTGGACGGACAATTATCGAATTGATAATTATGATCACCCTACGCAGACGATTAATTATCGTATGATTGTTGGAGAACTTCCTGTTTTTGACTTGAAGAATATCACTGATCACGTATTAATTGAACAAAAAGTACGGAATGGTATGGTATATGAGTATACACGTTCACTTATTAACTTGAGATTTAAGCTAGAAAATGGACGAGTTCAAGTAGATGTTCCATCAGGATATGATGTATTACGAGCAATTTCTTCAGAAATTCCAAATTTTGATGAGACTAAGCTTGAGAATATTACAATTGGTTATGAATTCGATCCAGTTGGTAATCAAACGGCAGTTATTCAGTTTAATCCAGTATGGTTTATTCAATACAATGGATTATGGAGGAAGGTACAAATTGAAGAGGACTCTAGTGAGCAAGGGGGAAGTGTAATTGGATTGGAACAAAATCAAGACAATTTTTATTTTAACGTTTCTCATCCTTGATCTCTTCTTAGTATTTCAATTCATTGATAAACGTAATACGACTGGACAGCTGTCTTGGATTCGAGAAACTAAGATTGAAGAACAGTTGAAGGCAGAGAATATCAAGTATCCTGAGTTTTTAGAGGAAGATGTTGATTCTCCATTCATTAGTGCTGAACAAAAATCGTTTGTAAAAGATGAATTACGTGAGTTTGATGATCAAACGATAACGATTATTCAAGATGGACCTATTGTCTCGATCTTAGATAATCCATTCCCGTTATCAGAGGATCATTTTAAGAACAATTTACATGAGTTCTTGAAAGATCACGTATATGAAGGCGATCAGTATACCTATTGGAGCTGGAGTGGAGAAACGAATAAATTGCTACTATTTCAAACGTATGAGGATCAGCCGATATACTATAACGAAAGTGGTCTATTGTCGATTCAACTTGATGGCAATAATCAAGTAATTGGGTATGAACAAACGTATTTAGAGAATATACAAGAAGTAAGTGATGAAGGGAATTACACGAATATTTTTCACGGAATGCGAGCAATTGAAAGCCTCTATCGTAAAAATCATTTAACTTTTGGAAACGAAATTACGGATATGAAATTAGGATATTTTAAAGTTGTTCCGATTTCAGGAGATGTTCAGTTTTTTGCACCTACATGGCATATTCAGATTGATAATGAAACGAATTATTTCGTTAATGCAGTAGAAGGACAAATTATGGAGAGTGTAGAAGGTGGCGTAGAAAGTAATGAGTTTGCATTTTAGTGTATTGGCGAGTGGAAGTAGTGGGAATGTATTCTACATAGGTACGGATAATCAGAAGTTACTTGTAGATGCAGGATTAAGTGGAAAGCAAATGGAACGATTACTTGCTGAAGTGCACATCGATCCGAATAATCTAGATGGAATTCTTGTTACACATGAACATAGTGATCATATTAAAGGGTTAGGCATTATGGCAAGACGTTACGATTTGCCAATCTATGCAAACGAGAAAACATGGCATGCAATGGAAGGTCAAATTGGAGCTATCACAACTGATCAGAAATTTGTGTTTGATATGGAAACGGTAAGGACATTCGGTGATATCGATGTTGAATCATTCGGTGTTTCACACGATGCTGCTGAACCAATGTTCTACGTTTTTCATCATGAAGGCAAGAAAGTTTCTCTATGTACCGATCTTGGTTATGTGAGTGAGCGGATTAAAAAAACAGTTCAGGATTCTAATGTGTTAATATTTGAGGCGAATCATGATGTGGGCATGTTACGTATGGGACGTTATCCTTGGAATGTGAAACGCCGTATTCTTAGCGATGTTGGACATGTTTCAAATGAAGATGCAGCATTGGCAATGACAGATATTATCGGAGATAAAACGAAGCGTATTTATTTAGCACATTTAAGTAAAGATAATAATATGAAAGATTTAGCACGTATGTCTGTAACTCAAGTATTGGAATCACGTGGATTTGCACCAGGGGAACAATTTACAGTATGTGATACAGATCCAACGGTTCCAACTGAAATCATTCATGTATAATGACAAATTGAGATAAATTAACTCGAAATATTAGGTTTATTTCTCCCCTTTTAGAGGAATGTTTTGAAGAAGAGTATAGTTATAATCGAATTTGTATGTTTTTAAACATCTATTCATCTTTTGAAAAGGTTGGTGGAAGCGATGGGTTACTACGACGAAGATTATGAAGACTCAAATCGAAAACAAAAGGGAAATCGAGGAGGTGTCTTTTTACCAGCAATCCTCGGTGCAGTTCTCGGTGCATTAATTGTATTATTTGCATCTCCTGCTCTAAGTAATTGGGGGTTAATTCCTAACAATACGGGTGAAGGAACAGTTGTCGATCAAGAACAAAAGGTTGGCGAAACGACTACACTTAATGTTAATGTTGAAACGGCTATCACAGATGCAGTAGATAAAGCACTTCCTTCTGTTGTTGGTGTCGTTAATATTCAAGAAGTAGGATTCTGGGAGCAGCAAGGTGCAACTGAGGCTGGGACAGGTTCAGGGGTTATTTACAAGAAAGAAGGAGACAGTGCTTTTGTTGTAACAAATGATCACGTTGTTAAAGGGGCCACGAAGCTAGAAGTGAGCTTGAGCGATGGCAGTCGTATACCAGCTGAATTGGTAGGTAGTGATGTGTATACAGACTTGGCCGTATTACGTATAGATGGTTCTCTTGTCAATACAGTCGCTGAGTTTGGTTCATCAGAAAATATAAAAATTGGTGAACCTGTCGTGGCAATTGGAAACCCTCTTGGTTTGCAATTTGCTGGTTCTGTAACACGTGGAATTATTAGTGGTAAGGAACGTTCCCTTGATATTGATTTAGATGAAAATGGCCAAATCGATTGGCAGGCAGAGGTTATTCAAACAGATGCAGCGATTAACCCTGGTAATAGTGGTGGTGCACTCGTTAACTTAGATGGACAAGTTATCGGTATTAATTCAATGAAAATTGCTCAGCAAGAAGTAGAGGGCATTGGCTTCTCAATCCCGGTTACATCAGTGGTGAAACCAATTATTGCAGACCTTGAACAACATGGTGAAGTAAAACGTCCATTCATTGGTATTAGCATGCGTTCATTGTCCGAAATTCCAAGCTATCATTGGCAGGAGACATTGAAGTTACCACAAGAAATTACCAAAGGAGTATTCATTGTTGAGGTTGTACCTGGCTCACCAGCAATTCAAGCTGGACTGAAAGAATTTGATGTTATTACACAGCTAGATGGTCAAGATATTAATGACTTACTTGAGTTAAGGAAATACCTCTATTCGAAGAAAAACATTGGTGATACAATGACGATTACGTACTATCGTAGTGGAGAGAAGAAAGAAGGACAAATTCGTTTAGCAGAAGAACCCAAATATTAAATAAAGAAAGAAGCAGGGTGAATAATCCCCTGTTTCTTTTCTTGCGTTTACAAAGGAATAAGAATTAGAATATGGATTAGAGAATGTGGAAAACTTTTAGAAAGCAAGATGTTAACAAGTTATCCACATGTGTGTATAAGGGGGAAATATTAATGATTTATTGTTGCAAGCAGCATGTGGACTTAGCATTAGATGATGTTGTCGACCTTGAACAAACTGCGCCACTACTGGAAGAAATAAGTGAAGATATACTGGGAAATGAAAAATGTAAATACTGTGAAAATCAAGCATTATACCAAGTAGAAGCTTCAAAACTGTCTGAATAATAGATTTTTATGTGGATATGTGGATAACATCTGTGGAAAACATGTTCGTGATTGGGGGATAACAGTGAATATTACGTTGTTAACTGTGGGTAAATTAAAGGAAAAGTATTTAAAAAATGGTATAAATGAATTTTTAAAACGACTTCAACCGTACGCAAAGGTGGAAGTAATCGAAGTGCCGGATGAAAAAGCACCCGAACAACTAAGTGAGAGTGAAATGCAACAAGTAAAAGAAAAAGAAGGAGAACGCCTCTTAAGCAAAATATCCTCAGATACATATGTCATCGCACTGGTAATCGAAGGAAAAATGCTTACCTCCGAACAACTAGCCAAACAGCTCGACCAACTCGCAACATACGGCAAAAGCAAAATCGCATTCGTCATCGGTGGTTCACTCGGATTAAGTGATGATGTTATGAAACGAGCAGATATGTCCCTGTCATTCTCGAAAATGACATTCCCTCATCAAATGATGAAGTTGATATTGTTAGAGCAGGTGTATCGTGCGTTTCGGATTAATCGGGGGGAACCTTATCATAAGTAAATGAGTTTTTTATGAAAGAGTGGTCTTTTAAGATTGCTCTTTTTATATTTTAAAAATTAGACAGAACAAATGTTCGTTTTATTATTGACTATATGCGGATGGTACATTAAACTTATAATAACATCAATAAAAGTCAATATAACTTTAAAAGTACTTGGATTGGAGGGATAACTATTTATAAGTATAGTGATGAAGAATTCGTGGAGAAAGTTAAAGATAAAATTGGAAACGTAAGAGCTTTTAAAAAACACTTACGAGAGAAAGGATTAATTGGCAATAGGCAGCAGTTCTCGGAAGAGCACATACAAACTTTTAATGATATTAAACAATATAAGTTAACAAATCATACAACTTGGGAAATCGCATTTAAAGTGTGTTTAGATAAAATTCCAAACCAGATTATTGAAAATCTTTCATTGGGAACTGAAATTGCTGAATCTAATCCAAACAAGATTGAGGACCTTCTTAGTGAGATTTTGGATATATTAAAACGTATTGAATCAAAGCTTTAGTAAAAGGTAAAATATTAAATATTTTAATATATTTTCACTCCCTTTGAAAGATAAAATTTATGTTATAGTTAATAAGTTATTCACTAAAATTTATGATTATATTCGTTAGGAATATATGAAAGGTGCAAATATGAATATAGCAAATGATATAAAAGAAAAGCTTCATGAAATAGATTGGGACTTTACTCGTTCAAGTGCAACCAAAGGAATTCATTCGATTCATCCTTATCCAGCAAAATTCATTCCTGAAATTCCGAGAACGTTATTGGACACTCTTCCTTTGCCTGAGGGGACAGCGGTTCTTGACCCTTTTTGCGGTAGTGGAA
Encoded here:
- a CDS encoding S1C family serine protease produces the protein MGYYDEDYEDSNRKQKGNRGGVFLPAILGAVLGALIVLFASPALSNWGLIPNNTGEGTVVDQEQKVGETTTLNVNVETAITDAVDKALPSVVGVVNIQEVGFWEQQGATEAGTGSGVIYKKEGDSAFVVTNDHVVKGATKLEVSLSDGSRIPAELVGSDVYTDLAVLRIDGSLVNTVAEFGSSENIKIGEPVVAIGNPLGLQFAGSVTRGIISGKERSLDIDLDENGQIDWQAEVIQTDAAINPGNSGGALVNLDGQVIGINSMKIAQQEVEGIGFSIPVTSVVKPIIADLEQHGEVKRPFIGISMRSLSEIPSYHWQETLKLPQEITKGVFIVEVVPGSPAIQAGLKEFDVITQLDGQDINDLLELRKYLYSKKNIGDTMTITYYRSGEKKEGQIRLAEEPKY
- the rlmH gene encoding 23S rRNA (pseudouridine(1915)-N(3))-methyltransferase RlmH, which translates into the protein MNITLLTVGKLKEKYLKNGINEFLKRLQPYAKVEVIEVPDEKAPEQLSESEMQQVKEKEGERLLSKISSDTYVIALVIEGKMLTSEQLAKQLDQLATYGKSKIAFVIGGSLGLSDDVMKRADMSLSFSKMTFPHQMMKLILLEQVYRAFRINRGEPYHK
- a CDS encoding CxxH/CxxC protein, with translation MIYCCKQHVDLALDDVVDLEQTAPLLEEISEDILGNEKCKYCENQALYQVEASKLSE